The genomic region GCTAAGGGAGAAAGATTCATTAATGAGCTTGAGACAAGGGATGTTGTTGCTGCTGCTATGATAAAGGAATGTGAAGAGGGAAGGGGCGTAGAAACACCTTCAGGGAGAATCGGTGTCTGGCTTGATACACCGGTTATAGAGGAAAAACACGGCAAGGGATTTTTAAAAAAGAAATTTCCGGCCCTTTTCAGAATGTTTATGAGAGTTAAGATAAACATTGAAAAACAGCCACTTCTTGTCTATCCGACGCTCCACTACCAGAACGGTGGTATCCTTATAGACGAAAAGGGTGAAACTACCGTTAAAAATCTTTTTGTTGCGGGTGAAGCTGCAGGTGGTATTCACGGGAAGAACCGTTTAATGGGTAACTCTCTCCTTGATATTTTTGTATTTGGAAGAAGGGCCGGACTTGCAGCAGCAAGGCGTAAATATAGCGAACCCGGAAGACAGACACTTTCCCACCTTGAGAGATACTATCAGGAATTAAAGAGTTTAAGGATAACAACAGTCGCAAAAACGCCAAGGATATTTCAGGAATATATCGTCGGGGATTAATCCCCGACGAATTAAAGTTGCGGCAGGTTGTTTATGTTAAGTGCTTTCTCAAGTTTGTATCCGACGGCGTAAAGGGTCTCTTCATCAAAAGCTTTTCCTATAAGTTGAACACCTACAGGAAGGCCTTTACTGTCAAATCCGCACGGCATTGAAAGTCCCGGAAGTCCTGCAAGGTTCAGGGCTATTGTGAATATGTCGGAAAGGTACATTTTGATAGGATCGCCCACCTTTTCGCCTATTTTAAACGCTGTTGTTGGTGAAACAGGGGTAACGATAAAGTTCACCTTTTCAAACGCTTTCTGGAAGTCCTGATATATAAGCGTTCTGACCTTTTGTGCTTTCAGGTAGTAGGCGTCATAATATCCCGCACTGAGAGTGTAGGTTCCTATCATTATCCTTCTTTTAACTTCATTACCGAAACCTTCAGCACGGGTTTTACAATACATATCAACAAGGTCAGTGTAATTTTCTGCTCTGTAAGTGTATCTAACGCCGTCAAATCTACCTAAGTTTGATGAAGCTTCTGCCGGTGCTATTATGTAGTAGGTTTCAACTGCGTAAGAGGTGTGGGGGAGGGATATTTCTTCTATTTCAACACCGAGGCTTTCAAGGTGCTTTACCGCTTCCATTATCCTTTCTTTTACTTCAGGTTCGATACCTTCTATGAAATATTCCTTCGGCAGTCCGGCTTTTAAACCTTTAATATCATTGTCTAAAGCTTTTGTGTAGTCTGGAACGGGAAGCTTTGCGCTGGTTGCGTCTTTCGCATCTATTCCTGCTATTAGGGATAAGAGGAAAGCATTATCTTCCACGTTCTTTGTTATCGGACCGATCTGGTCAAGTGAAGATGCAAACGCTGTAAGGCCGTACCTTGATACTCTTCCATAGGTGGGTTTCATGCCAACGACACCGCAGAGAGAACAGGGTTGCCTTATGGAACCACCTGTGTCAGAACCAAGTGACGCTATTGCTGAACGGGCAGCTACAGCAGCGGCGGAACCACCAGAAGAACCACCGGGCACCCTCTCTAAATCCCAGGGGTTGTGGGTTACGCCAAAGTAGGATGTTTCTGTTGATGAACCCATTGCAAATTCGTCAAGGTTATTCTTACCTGCGAATATTGCCCCTTTTTCCCTTAATTTTTTGATAACAGTGGCGTCATAAGGGGCAACAAAGTCTTTCAGCATCTTTGAAGCACAGGTCATTTTTTGACCTTCTACATTTATATTATCTTTGATCGATAGTGGAATACCGAAAAGGTCTGGAATTTCGTCTTCAGAAAGTTTCACTAACTCTTCATCCTTTTCCTTTGCTTCTTCGAGAGCTTTCTCGTTAATGGTTATGTAAGCGTTGAGTTTCTCTTCGGTAGCTTCTATTCTTTTGAGGAGTTCTTCCGTTAGTTCTGAAGGTTTAATTTCTTTTTTTGCCATTAAATTTGATAACTCTTTCAAGGATCTATTTATCAGCTCCATTCTTCTCCTCCGTTATTTCTTAACGACTTTTGGAACAATGAAATGCTTTCCGTCTGTTTCAGGGGCATTCATAAACGTTTTTTCGTAAGAGAAACTGATACCAGGAATGTCCTCTCTTAAAACATTTTCTGCTGGAATGATCTGGAATTTTGGATCTATGCCTTCTGTATCAAGTTCGTTGAGTTTTTCAACAAACGTTAAGATATCACTGAGCTGTTCCTGAAACATTTCAACCTCTTCTTCCGTTAGTGATAAACGGGAGAGAAGGGCTATATGTTTTACCTCTTCCTTTGACAGTCTCATCTATCCTTACCCTCCTTTTTTACTAACAGATGTTATTATACATCTAAAAAGCGTTGGTTGCATTTATATTTCATATTGCAGAGTTAACAACATTCTGGCATTTTGGACAGAATAGGTAACTTTTGCGATCAACGTCTATTATTGAGTTTGAAAAGCTCATGACGCACTGTCTGTTGGGGCAGTGGGGAAGTCCTAAAAGGTGTCCAATTTCGTGGACAGCCTCTTTTAATGTTCGAAGCTTAAAGAGTTCTTTATCTTCTGGTAAGTTGTAAAAGCTGTTCTTGAGTCGGGCTATAGATATTATAGCCCTTCCTGAAAAAGGTTCTGCTATTCCAAAGACAAAGTTAAGTTCATCTGCAAAAAGATCTTTTTCTGTTATTCCTAAGACGACACCACAGTTTCTGCCATCAGGGAAGGGAAGAGATTTTACGGCCAGTTCTGCATTAAATTGCCGGCGATATATGTCAAAGGAATATTCAGGTATCTGGAAGAATGTTTTTATCCTGGCTTTTCCAAATATCTCCGATAGTTTTTCTTCAAGGTAGTTAAGTAACTCCTTATCAATTTCCTTTTCCGGAACGATGCAGACGTTCATCGCTGACTCCTTAAAAAAGCCATTATTCCTGCGGCTATCTCTTCCATCTTTCTTCTTTTTTCCATATTGGAAGAGTGGCATTCTATTTTTAGATTTCTGTTAAGATGCAACTTCCCTGTAAAAACTTCTTCTTCAAGCCACTTTAAAAAGTCTATCCCGTTACCACCGTCAACACTGTTCATGCCCATGTCGTAATCTAAGTCTAAGACTTCTATTTTTTCTCCATATTTTTTGACAAATGATTTTAGCTGATTGACTGTTCTTATAAGTTTAAAACCTTTTGGGGGAAATCTTATGTCATCGAGGTAAAGTTTCATGTTTCCTCCTGCATGCCTCTTTTTTCCTTTCAAAAAGTTTAGCAGTTGTCTCTTGACTTTTCGAGCTGTAAAGCACATATTACCACCTCCAAGTGGTGCAGGAGGTAAAAGATGAGAGAGATTTTGAAAGGACTACTCGCGTGTGTTGCTGTTGCCATAGTTTCTCTAATATTGGGAAAGCTTTTTCCGTCCCTTGGTGCTGACACGTTTGCAATACTTATCGGTATAGTGGTTGGAAATACGCTTGTGAAAGACAAGTCTTTTCAGCCGGGTATCAAGTTTTCTGAGCAGAAAATACTTGCCCTTGCAATAGCCCTGCTTGGTGTGGGATTGAACCTTCACGCCTTGATAGATATAGGCCTTAAAGGTGCCGTTATGATAGTGATTCTTGTTGCTTTTGTCATTACGGTAAATTACCTGATAGGGAGGCTACTTGGTTTTTCAAGAAACTTTTCCCTTTTAATGGGTACCGGTAATGCTGTTTGTGGTTCGTCTGCCATAGCTGCTGTTGCTCCTGTAATAAAGGCACATGAGGATGAGGTTGGTATCCCCGTGGCTGTTGTTAATCTTATGGGTACCATACTGATGTTCCTCCTCCCTGTTCTCGCAGTGAAAGTGTTTCACTATGATGTTATAAAGAGCGGTGCCCTTATTGGTGGTGGACTGCAGTCTGTTGGACAGGTTGTTGTTGCTGGAACTTTTCTAAGCATAGATGCTGCAAGGTTTGCCATACTTTTTAAAATGGTAAGGATTTTAATGATAGGTGTTCTTGTTGTGCTCTTTTCTTACATCTTTGGAAAAGGGGAAAATTCTAACGCTAAAAAGTTTCCTGTACCTGTGTTTATAATTGGTTTCTTTGCTCTCAGTATTCTTGCATCTTCTGGTTATCTTCCTCGATGGGCTATTGAGTACATTAAAATTGCCGGTGAATATCTGCTTGTTGTAGCAATTACGGCTATTGGTATGAGGGTGAAGTTTTCAGAATTGCTGAAAGAAGGACCAAAAGCCTTGCTTTTTGGAGCGGCTACTTCCATGCTTCAAGTAGCATTTCTCGTGATACTTATTCATATTTTTCTTTGATAGTGTTAAGAACGGTGGTTCAGTTTTGAAGTTTGTATCAAAATTTACAAAAAGTTGTGATTTGATCTTGACAAAGGCTAATTGGGAACTATTATTAATAGTGACAACCCCCTATCCCCCTCCCTCCTCCCCAAGATGAAAGGGCCGCCGCTCAGGCGGCCTTCCTTTTTTGTTCATTATCCAACTAATCTTTTAGCACCCGTTAAGATTGCCTCAGAGAGTGTTCTTATTTCCTCGTCTTTTACAGTTCTCATATCAAGCAGAAGTTTTCCCTTTTTAAGTCTTCCTATTACGGGTGGCTTTCCGCGTCTGAGTAGTTCATAGAAGGCCTCTTCGTTCCTGTCCTTAATGGAAATTTCTACAACGAACGTTGGGAGTGTCTCAAGTGGAAGTGCCCCTCCACCGATTTCTGCTTCTTCCCCGTTGATGGATAGAGAGAAGTTTTCCGGGAGCTTTCCATCTAAGTAGCTGTACAGTTTTTCTGCCCGCCTCTTTATTGATTCAGGTGATTCTGAGATCATCTTCCATACCGGTATTTTTTCGTACTCTTCGTTTTTGTATAGCTTTAACGTTGCTTCAAGGACAGATAGAGTCATCTTGTCTATCCTTAAGGCTCTGTTGAGAGGGTGTTTTTTCACTTTTTCAATGAATTCTTTCTTACCTATAATAATGCCAGCCTGAGCAGAGCCAAGAAGTTTGTCGCCACTGAAAGAGACAATATCAACGCCGCTTTTTACAACGTCCTGAACGGTCGGTTCATATGAAAGTCCAAAACGCCTTACGTCTATAAAACTTCCACTTCCAAGGTCTTCATATACAGGGATTCCGTGTTTTTTCCCTATCTCTACCAGCTCTTTAGATGTTACGCTTTCTGTGAATCCTAAAATTCTATAGTTGCTTGTGTGAACCTTTAAAAGGAGCCCTGTGTTTTCAGATATTGCTTCTTCGTAATCTTTAAGGTGTGTTTTGTTGGTTGTTCCCACCTCTTTCAATATTGCACCGCTCTGTTTCATCACATCTGGAATGCGGAAGGAACCTCCTATCTCTATCAACTCTCCCCTTGAAACAACAACCTCTTTTCCAGAGGCCAGTGCAGACAGCACAAGTAAAACAGCAGCTGCGTTGTTGTTTACTACACAAACGTCTTCTGCACCTGTTAATTCTTTCAAAAGGTCTTTAACGTTTTGATACCTGATGCCTCTTTTTCCCGTTTCAAGGTTAAGTTCAAGATTTGAATATCCAGTTATTATCTCTTTCAGGTGTTCAGCTACCTCTTCACCTATAGGTGCTCTTCCTAAGTTCGTGTGAATTATGACGCCTGTGGCGTTTATAATCTTGCGCAGGTTAAACGTTTCCAGCCGCTCAAGTTCTTCAAGGATAAATTTTCTGACAGTCTCTTCTGTCACTTCAGATATAAGGTTTTGTAAGATTGCTCTCCGTAAGTTATCGAGCCCTTTTCTTACGGCGTCCTTAATCTTTTTGTTGTTACTGTTGGAGAACTGCTTAAGCACTCTATCTACAGAAGGTATCTTTCTCAATAGCTCTTTTCCCATTTTTCACTTCTCCGTAGGTTTTGTTAAATTATACCTTGTGTTATATTAGCTTCCGAGGAATTATCCTGTTTTGTCTGGAGGAGTGATTATGAGGTTTCTGTTTATTCTGTTCTTTTTTGTTTCCTCTGTTACTGCGTCTGCCGCAACCACGATGTACAGTGCCAAAATTCTATATGATAGAGTAACGGTTAAATTCTATCCTGATGGCAGAAAAAAGTGGATAGAGGAAAGTGCTGTAAAAATTCTCAATAGACAGGGTGTAAGTAAATTTGGGGAAGTAACGATTCCCTTTTCGACAGAGCATCAGAAATTGAAAATTCTCTATGCATACACAGAACTTCCAGACGGAAAAAAGGTGAAACCTTCCAAAGACGCTTTTAACATTGTTTATCCGCCATTTCAATCTTTTGCACCTATCTATTCCGATCTAAAGTATCAGACAATATCCATGCCTGCAGTTAAACCGGGAGCAGTTATAAAGTATGCCTTTGAGCTTGATACGGTTAAACCTTACATGGAGGGGGAGTTCTGGACAGAGGATTTCTTGCAAACGGTCTATCCTGCTGATGAGGTTTCTTTTAAGGTTTATGTTCCTGCTGGTAAAGAGGTGAAATGCAGGAAGTATAATCTCCATTCAAAATTTTCAGTAACCCGAGAAGGAAACTATTCTGTCTATTCTTTAGATTTAAAAGATGTGCCTCCCATTCAGAAAGAGCCATCAATGCCACCAATTGAAGAGTTTTTAAAGAAAGTTGCCTTTACGTCTATAAAATCCTGGAATAAGGTTGCAGAGTGGTATTCCGGGCTTGCGCTTAACGCCACAATCCCTGATGATTTTGTTAAAAAGGTTACATTAGGGATAGTTAAAGATAAAAAGAATACGGAAGAAAAAATAAGGGCAATTTATAATTTTGTTTCGCAAAACATAAGATATGTTGGACTTGAGTTTGGTATTAACGGTTATAAGCCTCATACTGCATCTTCTATTTTGAAAAATAGATACGGTGATTGTAAAGATCACGCTACGCTTCTCATCGCCATGCTCAGGGTTATTGGCGTAAAAGGATATCCCGTTTTGATTCCAACGTCAGATATTGCCAATATGGATATTTCTATGCCTATGCCGACGGCGTTTAATCACGAAATTGCTGCTATTAGATGGCACGGTAAATGGTTGTTTCTTGACACTACCAGTGATAACGTTCCGTTTGGTGAGCTTCCCGTTATGGATCAGGGGAGAAAGGTATTAATAGTAGATCTTGAAAATGGGAAAGCAATTCTTTCGGAAACACCTATTTTTCCGTCATCTTCAAATGTTGAAGGTTTTTCGGGTAACTTTAAAATAGATGAAAATGGTGCTCTACAGGGAAATATGAAATTTTACT from Desulfurobacterium sp. TC5-1 harbors:
- the gatA gene encoding Asp-tRNA(Asn)/Glu-tRNA(Gln) amidotransferase subunit GatA, with the protein product MELINRSLKELSNLMAKKEIKPSELTEELLKRIEATEEKLNAYITINEKALEEAKEKDEELVKLSEDEIPDLFGIPLSIKDNINVEGQKMTCASKMLKDFVAPYDATVIKKLREKGAIFAGKNNLDEFAMGSSTETSYFGVTHNPWDLERVPGGSSGGSAAAVAARSAIASLGSDTGGSIRQPCSLCGVVGMKPTYGRVSRYGLTAFASSLDQIGPITKNVEDNAFLLSLIAGIDAKDATSAKLPVPDYTKALDNDIKGLKAGLPKEYFIEGIEPEVKERIMEAVKHLESLGVEIEEISLPHTSYAVETYYIIAPAEASSNLGRFDGVRYTYRAENYTDLVDMYCKTRAEGFGNEVKRRIMIGTYTLSAGYYDAYYLKAQKVRTLIYQDFQKAFEKVNFIVTPVSPTTAFKIGEKVGDPIKMYLSDIFTIALNLAGLPGLSMPCGFDSKGLPVGVQLIGKAFDEETLYAVGYKLEKALNINNLPQL
- the gatC gene encoding Asp-tRNA(Asn)/Glu-tRNA(Gln) amidotransferase subunit GatC, whose amino-acid sequence is MRLSKEEVKHIALLSRLSLTEEEVEMFQEQLSDILTFVEKLNELDTEGIDPKFQIIPAENVLREDIPGISFSYEKTFMNAPETDGKHFIVPKVVKK
- a CDS encoding archaemetzincin family Zn-dependent metalloprotease, with protein sequence MNVCIVPEKEIDKELLNYLEEKLSEIFGKARIKTFFQIPEYSFDIYRRQFNAELAVKSLPFPDGRNCGVVLGITEKDLFADELNFVFGIAEPFSGRAIISIARLKNSFYNLPEDKELFKLRTLKEAVHEIGHLLGLPHCPNRQCVMSFSNSIIDVDRKSYLFCPKCQNVVNSAI
- a CDS encoding cyclic-phosphate processing receiver domain-containing protein produces the protein MKLYLDDIRFPPKGFKLIRTVNQLKSFVKKYGEKIEVLDLDYDMGMNSVDGGNGIDFLKWLEEEVFTGKLHLNRNLKIECHSSNMEKRRKMEEIAAGIMAFLRSQR
- a CDS encoding putative sulfate exporter family transporter, with the protein product MREILKGLLACVAVAIVSLILGKLFPSLGADTFAILIGIVVGNTLVKDKSFQPGIKFSEQKILALAIALLGVGLNLHALIDIGLKGAVMIVILVAFVITVNYLIGRLLGFSRNFSLLMGTGNAVCGSSAIAAVAPVIKAHEDEVGIPVAVVNLMGTILMFLLPVLAVKVFHYDVIKSGALIGGGLQSVGQVVVAGTFLSIDAARFAILFKMVRILMIGVLVVLFSYIFGKGENSNAKKFPVPVFIIGFFALSILASSGYLPRWAIEYIKIAGEYLLVVAITAIGMRVKFSELLKEGPKALLFGAATSMLQVAFLVILIHIFL
- the selA gene encoding L-seryl-tRNA(Sec) selenium transferase codes for the protein MGKELLRKIPSVDRVLKQFSNSNNKKIKDAVRKGLDNLRRAILQNLISEVTEETVRKFILEELERLETFNLRKIINATGVIIHTNLGRAPIGEEVAEHLKEIITGYSNLELNLETGKRGIRYQNVKDLLKELTGAEDVCVVNNNAAAVLLVLSALASGKEVVVSRGELIEIGGSFRIPDVMKQSGAILKEVGTTNKTHLKDYEEAISENTGLLLKVHTSNYRILGFTESVTSKELVEIGKKHGIPVYEDLGSGSFIDVRRFGLSYEPTVQDVVKSGVDIVSFSGDKLLGSAQAGIIIGKKEFIEKVKKHPLNRALRIDKMTLSVLEATLKLYKNEEYEKIPVWKMISESPESIKRRAEKLYSYLDGKLPENFSLSINGEEAEIGGGALPLETLPTFVVEISIKDRNEEAFYELLRRGKPPVIGRLKKGKLLLDMRTVKDEEIRTLSEAILTGAKRLVG
- a CDS encoding DUF3857 domain-containing protein; amino-acid sequence: MRFLFILFFFVSSVTASAATTMYSAKILYDRVTVKFYPDGRKKWIEESAVKILNRQGVSKFGEVTIPFSTEHQKLKILYAYTELPDGKKVKPSKDAFNIVYPPFQSFAPIYSDLKYQTISMPAVKPGAVIKYAFELDTVKPYMEGEFWTEDFLQTVYPADEVSFKVYVPAGKEVKCRKYNLHSKFSVTREGNYSVYSLDLKDVPPIQKEPSMPPIEEFLKKVAFTSIKSWNKVAEWYSGLALNATIPDDFVKKVTLGIVKDKKNTEEKIRAIYNFVSQNIRYVGLEFGINGYKPHTASSILKNRYGDCKDHATLLIAMLRVIGVKGYPVLIPTSDIANMDISMPMPTAFNHEIAAIRWHGKWLFLDTTSDNVPFGELPVMDQGRKVLIVDLENGKAILSETPIFPSSSNVEGFSGNFKIDENGALQGNMKFYYSGVYAHRERAVLLSMENQRQIERFLENNAVSVIPGFDVDNYTISDYKDINRKKIYYSVNGKASIFATKTKHLMLFHVPAPCYLKLIGLVAPKKRKYPYVIGYKMMKRSSVSIAIPSGYTLFFLPENFNYSSDIGSISVWWSSKENGKIRFNMEMVLKKDKISPEDYKELRKLFNLTVKTLQNQVIILGKESKR